TTAATAATCTTCCATTTAAGAAAATAATCTAAAAACAATATATTTTAAAGTAATAAACATTTTATTTTAAAATCTATTTTTATAATTATTAGAAAACAGTTTAAATAACAGAAAATAATATTCAATGAATAATCAATATTATTTTTTTCTACGTAAGTTTCCCTTTTATATTTTTGAAATCAATTTTATAATAAAATAGATTCATAAAATTTAACATAAATATTTTTATATATTAATGTGATTTCATAAAAAATTAAGAAAATAATCTTGGCGTTAAAGTAAAGAAATAATAAATTTTTTTTATCAATTATGTTTTTATGCTACTTTGTACCGATCATCTTTTTTTATTCTAATTTTAGTTTTGCAAATTAACATATACCAAATTGTTTTTAAAATCAAATGTGTACTTACACATTTAAGATGAATACTCACACTAATACAATGAATACAATTAGTTCGATTTGGTTAAATTCGATTAAAATAGTTGTACTTTAATTTGAAATATATATGTAACACAATATATCCACAAAAAAAATTAATTGACCAATCCAATTTAAAAAAAAAAATATAAAATCAAAATTTAGCAAAAAATAAGATATTATTATTTATAGTAATATTTCTATTTTATTTTTATACATATAAATTATAGAATGACTGAACATAGATAAATCAATGTGATATTCTTAATAATATTATACATATATTAACCAACTATTTCAATTAAGTTTTTGTATACTTTATAATATTTACTTATAATAAAATAAAATTGACTAAAAATAAAATTATAATCAATTTTAATGATTATATTATATATTATAAAATAATTAATAATCAATTAAATCATATGTTTATTATAATAATAATTATTATTATAATTATAATAAACATAATAATAATAATTTATAAATTTATCAATTAAATCATATTATTATTTGATAAATAATTTTTATTATTATTTTTACATCATTAAAAATCAATACATTAAACCGATATTTGTTTAATTGACTAAAATAGTTAATAATTATTATTATTGAAATTTTTTTCATAATATTTAGCTGATTATAATATCTTAAAATTACCGCAAAAATACCAATAAGTTATATTTTACTTATATAATATGATTTCACAAAAACAATCACAATTTTAGTGCTGATTTTTAAGAGATTAAAAATGGAACCTAAAAATATTTTTTTTATGATAAGCATATTTTGATCGAATAATTACATTTTTTTTTAAAATAGCATATACTTTTAATGAGGTATATATATAGCTCAAACAATATAACATATAAATATACATTACAAACAATATAGCGTATACTTGCACGGGTTGTCACAAATTGCTGGAGTTGCTTTTTTTGATGCTTTCATGCATTGATTTATGACACAATCTTTTATACACACATCTCTTGGGATTGAATCAGAAACTTGTATCGAACAAATCATTGTAAATAAAGTTAAAATCATGAATGCCCTATAAGTTTTATTTAACACTTGAGCTGCCAAAAGTACCGTGAATGTGTAATTCAAAGTGTATAGTTTTGTTTTTTCTGTTGTGAAACAAAGATGATTTAGTAAAAAATCTGGATAGATCGAGATGATTTATATAGTAAAAAGTTTTTACCAGATTCTGGAAACCAATAATTTTTGGTAAGTCAATTCGTTGTTTTTTAATTTCTTTTTCTTAATTAAGTAAATATATCGATTGATTTTTCGAACATTTAGGTGTGTTATAAGCCCTGGTCACCTAGGCAACTATTTTATGTGAGTTAAAGTAACTAACTGGTCATATTATCATTTTTAGCTTATATAACACATTCAAGTAACATTTTTGTGTTTAAAACTTGTAACCATGTGTTAAGCCCTGGCCACCTAGGCAACTATTTTCTGTTAGTTAAAGTAATAACTGGTCATATTATCATTTTATCTTATACAACACATATTCAAGTAACATTTCTGTTTTTAAAACTTGTAACCATGTGTTGTAAGTTGTAACAAAAGTCTATTTCAACACATAGAAGTTTGGGTCTCTTATACACCATCTTGTAGTGAAAATTTCTTTCCATATTCGTTATTATAAAAGTCGATATGTATATATATATATATATTATGTGTCCTATAAATAAAAAATTAAATTTATAATAATTTAGTGTATATTTAAACAGATGGCCACATTAAAAAAGTTTTCTGATAAAGAAAATTCGATAAAAAGAGTAAGTTTTAGTGAAAAACAATAATCATGTAGCATATTATATTANNNNNNNNNNNNNNNNNNNNNNNNNNNNNNNNNNNNNNNNNNNNNNNNNNNNNNNNNNNNNNNNNNNNNNNNNNNNNNNNNNNNNNNNNNNNNNNNNNNNNNNNNNNNNNNNNNNNNNNNNNNNNNNNNNNNNNNNNNNNNNNNNNNNNNNNNNNNNNNNNNNNNNNNNNNNNNNNNNNTGTGATATATGGAAATGCTTAAGATAATTGATTTGGCTACCTATGTCACCAAAATTGACTTACCTTTTCTGGAGCACATCCTGAAAGAACTCCAGAGTTAAGCGTGCTTGAGCTGGAGTAGTGGAAAGATGAGTGACCTATCGGGAAGTGATTCGCGATAGCGTGCGAGTGAGGCCAAAGCATGGGAAAAGGTCGAGTGGTGATTGCAGGGTCAGTAAACAATGATTTCGAGCCTTTAGAAAAATTAACGGACCGACCGTCGGATGGGATGAGACCCAAAGGCCGAGAGAGTGGACGTGGGTGGCCCATTAGCCGTGGGCGATCAGGGCGTTACAAAAATATTATTGAAGAATTGAATTGAATCGTTAGTATTACATATACCATCGGTCTAGGTTCTTCAGGTAGATGATATATAAGAATATGAGTGCAGCCCAGCCTCTTGCAGTATTGAGTTTCCCAGCTATATAATGCAGATTTCCCCATAATGATTGCTAGACTTTTCAACTTCATTTATTTTTCGTAAAATCTCAACAATTGTTTTACAGAAGCGGATGTAGCACTGGGAATTTGACTCTTTACCCGCGTGACCCAGTCCATTAGGTCCACTGCAGGGCGTGTGCGGACCCAAAAAAAACTGGGTTTTTAAAAATGTGGGTCAGGCGGATCGTGACAGAAATAGCGGGGCGGGCGTGGGTCTTAATAATTCTGATAGCAGGTTAGCGGGCACCCGCATATGTTGAGAAACATGTGGTTTTGGTTTTAGGTTTGTGTTGTTTTTGTGTTTTAGGTTGTTAATGTGCGTCGTTTTTTAGTCTTAGGTTGTAACTATGTGCGGTTTTAATTTTTCAGGAGAATAAAAAAAAATCTGAAAGCCCTAGGTGATTTTAAGTTATATATTTTAAGTTATACATAATCTTACTAAAATACATTTACATATATAAAATAACAACCAACCTAAATGCAAATAAGAAAATTAATCAAAACTTTAATATAATTAGAATAAAAAATATTATAGTTGAATTCAAATAAATAAATGTAATCCAATATGTCTAAATGATAACTAAATCGACTGTGGAAACAACATAACCGACTAGATATAACATATCCAAAATCATGTCTACTAAAATTATTATAATATTATTAATATAAATTATAGGGGAAATTACATGTTTACCACTCTCATGCTACCACTTTTCATTTTTACCACCACTACAAGGACATTTTCAAAAATACATTCTTCATTAAGTGGCAAAAGACTCTTATATCATTGTTATTTATATATATAATAAATTATTATTTAAATAAAAATAAAAAATAAAAAATATAAAATATATAAAAAGAAAATAAAAAATAAAAAAAAATAATTTTTTTTTTGTGTTCTCGAATTATACTTTTTCAAATTCGAACTTTTTTTATAATTATTTTTTTTGAATTTTTTTTCGAATTTTTTTTTGAATTTTTTTTTTCAAATTTCTTTTTAAAAATCGAAAATTATGTTTGAAACTATTTTTTTTAATAAAAAAATATATTTTTAAGTATTTATTTATATATTTATTATAATTCTAAATTTCACATTCCAAAAATCCTACTCCACCCCTCAACTCTAAACACTAAGTCTAGATTAGTTAACCCTAAGGATATAAATGTCTTTTATCCTTCATTAAAAGTGAGTGTAAACATGAAAAGTGGTACTATGAATGTGCTATTTGTGGCAATTTCCCTAAATTATACATATAAATTATAAATTAATTTAAAATTACAGTTAAACTATCAATCATATATTATTATATATGTGTTTTATCATTATTGAAAAAAATCTTATTATTTAGTTTCTTTTTAAGTTTATGTTTTCTTTATGTTTGTGAAACTTAATATACCCATAATCAAAATACCCAAACAAATCTGAATTTTCATTTTCAAGATTATTGAAAATAAATTCAAGTTTACCTTTCAATAAATCTAAGGCATACAAGTATTTAGAAGTTATAAAATATTTTAATTATTGTAAATATTGATATTCGTTCATGAGCTTAGAGAAATTAATCAGCTATATTTATGTATGTAATTTCTTATTGATCATCCCTTTATTTTCTAATATTTTTAAAAATCAAAATAAAATTTTGATAAATATTATTAAAATACATGCACATTTAAGCTAGAAATAAAACTAATTTGATTTGACTTTATTTGTATCAAAATAATTATACTTGAGTTTGAATTTGAAAGAATATATGTAACTCAATATACTCACAACATGAATGAATCAACTCATCCACCTTATATCCAAAATAAAAAATCTAACTACAATAAAAATCTAATTTATTATTAATAATAAGAATCAATTTATTTTTATACATATAAATTATAGGATGACTAAAAACATATTTATAAATAAAAAACGATAGTTAACTAATTGTTACAATATAGTTTTATATATATGCATTAGACTTCATAATATTATCATTATATTAATTTATGTAATTTTGAATCAAACACTTCAGTTTCTTTTTATTTAATTCTAAGCGCAATATATGTTACATTTATACAAAATCTTACTAAAATATATTTACATATCTAAGAAAATAACTAATCTAAATGCAAATAATTTTTTTTTAAAAAATTAGCTATATTTAGAATAAAATATTATAGTTGAATTCAGAGAAATATAAGCAATTCAATATATCCAAGTTATAGAAAAATCGATTGTTGACTCACAAACAACCAAACCGACTAGATATAATATGTCCAAAATCATATGTCTAATTAATATAAATTATACATTTAAATAATAAATTGATTTAAATTCAAAAGTAAATATCAATTAATTATAATACATTAATTTTATAAATATCATATTTATACTCGTGCATAAGCACGAGAGAATCACCTAGAAATAGTTATTAACTCAAAGGGGTTAGTTTTGAAAATAAAAGTTAAACGTACTTACATATATGCTTATTGCATGAAGACATTAATGGTGTTTACCATGATGATGGAGCTAGAAGAAGCACCGCCACAAACAAAATCCCTTGTCTCAAGGCTGGTTAATATTTTATTTTTATTTTTAATATGTTTTAAGTTGTCTTATAATTTATATTTATAAAATAAATTACTATTCATATAAAAATATATATTCTTACTGTAGTTAAATCTATGATTTTAGATATAAGTTGGATTAGTCGAGTCACTCATGTTGTGAGTATATTGAGTTACATATATTCTTTCAAATTCAAAATAAAGTATAATTANNNNNNNNNNNNNNNNNNNNNNNNNNNNNNNNNNNNNNNNNNNNNNNNNNNNNNNNNNNNNNNNNNNNNNNNNNNNNNNNNNNNNNNNNNNNNNNNNNNNNNNNNNNNNNNNNNNNNNNNNNNNNNNNNNNNNNNNNNNNNNNNNNNNNNNNNNNNNNNNNNNNNNNNNNNNNNNNNNNNNNNNNNNNNNNNNNNNNNNNNNNNNNNNNNNNNNNNNNNNNNNNNNNNNNNNNNNNNNNNNNNNNNNNNNNNNNNNNNNNNNNNNNNNNNNNNNNNNNNNNNNNNNNNNNNNNNNNNNNNNNNNNNNNNNNNNNNNNNNNNNNNNNNNNNNNNNNNNNNNNNNNNNNNNNNNNNNNNNNNNNNNNNNNNNNNNNNNNNNNNNNNNNNNNNNNNNNNNNNNNNNNNNNNNNNNNNNNNNNNNNNNNNNNNNNNNNNNNNNNNNNNNNNNNNNNNNNNNNNNNNNNNNNNNNNNNNNNNNNNNNNNNNNNNNNNNNNNNNNNNNNNNNNNNNNNNNNNNNNNNNNNNNNNNNNNNNNNNNNNNNNNNNNNNNNNNNNNNNNNNNNNNNNNNNNNNNNNNNNNNNNNNNNNNNNNNNNNNNNNNNNNNNNNNNNNNNNNNNNNNNNNNNNNNNNNNNNNNNNNNNNNNNNNNNNNNNNNNNNNNNNNNNNNNNNNNNNNNNNNNNNNNNNNNNNNNNNNNNNNNNNNNNNNNNNNNNNNNNNNNNNNNNNNNNNNNNNNNNNNNNNNNNNNNNNNNNNNNNNNNNNNNNNNNNNNNNNNNNNNNNNNNNNNNNNNNNNNNNNNNNNNNNNNNNNNNNNNNNNNNNNNNNNNNNNNNNNNNNNNNNNNNNNNNNNNNNNNNNNNNNNNNNNNNNNNNNNNNNNNNNNNNNNNNNNNNNNNNNNNNNNNNNNNNNNNNNNNNNNNNNNNNNNNNNNNNNNNNNNNNNNNNNNNNNNNNNNNNNNNNNNNNNNNNNNNNNNNNNNNNNNNNNNNNNNNNNNNNNNNNNNNNNNNNNNNNNNNNNNNNNNNNNNNNNNNNNNNNNNNNNNNNNNNNNNNNNNNNNNNNNNNNNNNNNNNNNNNNNNNNNNNNNNNNNNNNNNNNNNNNNNNNNNNNNNNNNNNNNNNNNNNNNNNNNNNNNNNNNNNNNNNNNNNNNNNNNNNNNNNNNNNNNNNNNNNNNNNNNNNNNNNNNNNNNNNNNNNNNNNNNNNNNNNNNNNNNNNNNNNNNNNNNNNNNNNNNNNNNNNNNNNNNNNNNNNNNNNNNNNNNNNNNNNNNNNNNNNNNNNNNNNNNNNNNNNNNNNNNNNNNNNNNNNNNNNNNNNNNNNNNNNNNNNNNNNNNNNNNNNNNNNNNNNNNNNNNNNNNNNNNNNNNNNNNNNNNNNNNNNNNNNNNNNNNNNNNNNNNNNNNNNNNNNNNNNNNNNNNNNNNNNNNNNNNNNNNNNNNNNNNNNNNNNNNNNNNNNNNNNNNNNNNNNNNNNNNNNNNNNNNNNNNNNNNNNNNNNNNNNNNNNNNNNNNNNNNNNNNNNNNNNNNNNNNNNNNNNNNNNNNNNNNNNNNNNNNNNNNNNNNNNNNNNNNNNNNNNNNNNNNNNNNNNNNNNNNNNNNNNNNNNNNNNNNNNNNNNNNNNNNNNNNNNNNNNNNNNNNNNNNNNNNNNNNNNNNNNNNNNNNNNNNNNNNNNNNNNNNNNNNNNNNNNNNNNNNNNNNNNNNNNNNNNNNNNNNNNNNNNNNNNNNNNNNNNNNNNNNNNNNNNNNNNNNNNNNNNNNNNNNNNNNNNNNNNNNNNNNNNNNNNNNNNNNNNNNNNNNNNNNNNNNNNNNNNNNNNNNNNNNNNNNNNNNNNNNNNNNNNNNNNNNNNNNNNNNNNNNNNNNNNNNNNNNNNNNNNNNNNNNNNNNNNNNNNNNNNNNNNNNNNNNNNNNNNNNNNNNNNNNNNNNNNNNNNNNNNNNNNNNNNNNNNNNNNNNNNNNNNNNNNNNNNNNNNNNNNNNNNNNNNNNNNNNNNNNNNNNNNNNNNNNNNNNNNNNNNNNNNNNNNNNNNNNNNNNNNNNNNNNNNNNNNNNNNNNNNNNNNNNNNNNNNNNNNNNNNNNNNNNNNNNNNNNNNNNNNNNNNNNNNNNNNNNNNNNNNNNNNNNNNNNNNNNNNNNNNNNNNNNNNNNNNNNNNNNNNNNNNNNNNNNNNNNNNNNNNNNNNNNNNNNNNNNNNNNNNNNNNNNNNNNNNNNNNNNNNNNNNNNNNNNNNNNNNNNNNNNNNNNNNNNNNNNNNNNNNNNNNNNNNNNNNNNNNNNNNNNNNNNNNNNNNNNNNNNNNNNNNNNNNNNNNNNNNNNNNNNNNNNNNNNNNNNNNNNNNNNNNNNNNNNNNNNNNNNNNNNNNNNNNNNNNNNNNNNNNNNNNNNNNNNNNNNNNNNNNNNNNNNNNNNNNNNNNNNNNNNTTTCACAAAAATAGCATTCAAAAAATAAAATAACCAAAATAGATTTTTTTTTTATTTTGAAACTTTAAATATTTTTTTTTTTTTAAATTTGAAACCATATTCTCAAAACTCCACCCTTTAACTTTAAACACTAAGTCTAGATTAGTTAATCCTTAGATATAAGTGCATATTTACTTTTTAATAAAACTTATTTTAGTCATTTTCCTACTTGAAGTTTATTTTTGTGAAAATAAAATAAAAAAAGATATCCAAGGAAATTTTTTATAAAAAAACCAAATTTGAGCTTTAATTTTTTTA
This sequence is a window from Brassica oleracea var. oleracea cultivar TO1000 chromosome C1, BOL, whole genome shotgun sequence. Protein-coding genes within it:
- the LOC106341116 gene encoding uncharacterized protein LOC106341116: MEAVRKMKGGKCEEAVQLLRDANMRYKNEPEAAFNVQMASFLDLAFMILTLFTMICSIQVSDSIPRDVCIKDCVINQCMKASKKATPAICDNPCKYTLYCL